In one window of Rathayibacter caricis DSM 15933 DNA:
- a CDS encoding ABC transporter permease has translation MNRDAPRRIDHFVAPLEETPIASVDAVSLDEKPSNLWTDAWQDLRRRPMFWISGAMIVLIVAVALLPTLFTSVDPRACDLGFSNQGPGDGSVLGFTKQGCDVYARIIHGTSTSLTVGLIVILITTITGVIGGALAGFFGGWVDTVIMRAGDIFFSIPYILAAVVIMSVFSAHRNVFVIALAIGAFAWPTTARVLRSEVLRVKQSDFVGAATATGLSRMAILFRHVMPNSIAPVIVVTTISLGAAITAEATLSFLGVGLPGSVMSWGNDISQAQRDLRTNPQTLIYPSAALTITVLSFILMGEALRDALDPKARALR, from the coding sequence ATGAACCGCGACGCCCCCCGTCGCATCGATCACTTCGTGGCACCGCTCGAGGAGACGCCGATCGCCTCGGTCGACGCCGTCTCGCTCGACGAGAAGCCCAGCAACCTGTGGACCGACGCCTGGCAGGACCTGCGCCGCCGGCCGATGTTCTGGATCTCGGGCGCGATGATCGTGCTGATCGTCGCGGTCGCGCTGCTCCCCACCCTCTTCACCTCCGTCGACCCGCGGGCGTGCGACCTCGGCTTCAGCAACCAGGGCCCCGGCGACGGCAGCGTCCTGGGCTTCACGAAGCAGGGCTGCGACGTCTACGCCCGGATCATCCACGGCACGTCGACCTCGCTCACGGTGGGCCTCATCGTCATCCTGATCACCACGATCACGGGTGTCATCGGAGGAGCCCTCGCCGGCTTCTTCGGCGGCTGGGTCGACACCGTCATCATGCGCGCGGGCGACATCTTCTTCTCGATCCCCTACATCCTCGCCGCCGTCGTGATCATGTCGGTCTTCTCGGCGCACCGGAACGTGTTCGTCATCGCCCTGGCGATCGGCGCGTTCGCGTGGCCGACCACGGCTCGCGTCCTCCGCTCCGAGGTGCTGCGGGTGAAGCAGTCGGACTTCGTCGGGGCCGCGACCGCCACGGGCCTGTCCCGCATGGCGATCCTGTTCCGCCACGTCATGCCCAACTCCATCGCCCCCGTCATCGTCGTCACGACGATCTCGCTCGGTGCGGCCATCACCGCGGAGGCGACCCTGTCGTTCCTCGGCGTCGGCCTCCCCGGCTCCGTGATGTCGTGGGGCAACGACATCAGCCAGGCCCAGCGCGACCTGCGGACCAACCCGCAGACGCTGATCTACCCGTCCGCCGCGCTGACCATCACCGTGCTGAGCTTCATCCTCATGGGCGAGGCCCTGCGCGACGCGCTCGACCCGAAGGCGAGGGCCCTCCGATGA
- a CDS encoding dipeptide ABC transporter ATP-binding protein, with protein MTDSTTPKGPLLQVTDLEVGFQTGSGLVPALRGVSLTIEHGQTVAIVGESGSGKSTTAAAIIGLLPGSGKVTGGSVLFDGKDLAKATRPELEDIRGRRIGYVPQDPMSNLNPVWSVGFQVEETIRANGLATGRKEVRAKAIEVLQNAGLADAEKRLKQFPHQFSGGMRQRVLIGIGLAAAPQLLIADEPTSALDVTVQRRILDHLETLTRTDGTALLFITHDLGLAAERAEKLIVMYKGRIVESGASVEVLQNPQHPYTQRLIAAAPSLASRRIQSTAGAAKESVPGESAAVAEVDLVRAAGTHAGAPTTTKPMIEIENLTKVFKIRRGGLKAEDFTAVDDVSFSIPKGTTTALVGESGSGKSTIARLVLGLETATKGAISIDGRRTEKLRGKEMLALRRSMQPVFQDPYGSLDPLHNIGNTISEPLRVHKVGDRASQRERVFELLDQVSLPRVIAGRYPNELSGGQRQRVAIARALALKPEIVVLDEAVSALDVLVQAQILRLLADLQAELGLTYLFITHDLAVVRVIADDVCVMQKGRIVEHAPTDTVFDSPQQQYTRELLEAIPGAGIEFAV; from the coding sequence ATGACCGACTCGACCACTCCGAAGGGGCCCCTGCTCCAGGTCACCGACCTCGAGGTCGGCTTCCAGACCGGCAGCGGCCTGGTGCCCGCCCTGCGCGGCGTCAGCCTCACGATCGAGCACGGCCAGACCGTCGCCATCGTGGGGGAGTCGGGCTCGGGCAAGTCGACGACCGCCGCGGCGATCATCGGCCTGCTCCCCGGCTCCGGCAAGGTGACCGGCGGCTCCGTGCTCTTCGACGGGAAGGACCTCGCGAAGGCGACCCGGCCCGAGCTCGAGGACATCCGCGGCCGCCGCATCGGCTACGTCCCGCAGGATCCGATGTCGAACCTGAACCCGGTCTGGTCGGTCGGCTTCCAGGTCGAGGAGACCATCCGAGCGAACGGTCTCGCGACCGGCCGCAAGGAGGTGCGCGCCAAGGCGATCGAGGTGCTGCAGAACGCCGGCCTCGCCGACGCCGAGAAGCGCCTGAAGCAGTTCCCGCACCAGTTCTCCGGAGGCATGCGCCAGCGCGTGCTGATCGGCATCGGCCTGGCCGCGGCCCCGCAGCTCCTCATCGCCGACGAGCCGACCTCGGCCCTCGACGTGACGGTGCAGCGGCGGATCCTCGATCACCTCGAGACTCTGACGAGGACCGACGGCACCGCGCTGCTCTTCATCACGCACGACCTGGGCCTCGCCGCCGAGCGCGCCGAGAAGCTCATCGTGATGTACAAGGGCCGCATCGTCGAGTCCGGCGCCTCGGTCGAGGTGCTGCAGAACCCGCAGCACCCCTACACGCAGCGCCTGATCGCCGCGGCTCCGAGCCTCGCGTCGCGCCGCATCCAGTCGACGGCCGGAGCCGCGAAGGAGTCGGTGCCCGGCGAGTCCGCCGCCGTCGCCGAGGTCGACCTCGTCCGCGCGGCGGGCACCCACGCGGGAGCCCCCACGACGACGAAGCCGATGATCGAGATCGAGAACCTCACCAAGGTGTTCAAGATCCGCCGCGGCGGGCTGAAGGCGGAGGACTTCACGGCCGTCGACGACGTCTCGTTCTCGATCCCCAAGGGCACCACCACCGCCCTCGTCGGGGAGTCGGGTTCGGGCAAGTCGACGATCGCGCGCCTCGTGCTCGGCCTCGAGACCGCCACCAAGGGGGCCATCTCGATCGACGGGCGCCGCACCGAGAAGCTCCGCGGCAAGGAGATGCTGGCGCTGCGCCGCTCGATGCAGCCGGTGTTCCAGGACCCGTACGGCTCGCTCGACCCGCTGCACAACATCGGCAACACGATCTCGGAGCCCCTCCGGGTGCACAAGGTCGGCGATCGCGCCTCGCAGCGCGAGCGCGTCTTCGAGCTGCTCGACCAGGTGTCGCTCCCGCGCGTCATCGCGGGCCGCTACCCGAACGAGCTCTCCGGCGGGCAGCGCCAGCGCGTCGCCATCGCGCGGGCGCTGGCCCTCAAGCCCGAGATCGTCGTGCTCGACGAGGCCGTCTCGGCGCTCGACGTGCTCGTGCAGGCGCAGATCCTCCGCCTGCTCGCCGATCTGCAGGCCGAGCTCGGGCTGACCTACCTGTTCATCACGCACGACCTCGCCGTGGTCCGCGTCATCGCGGACGACGTCTGCGTGATGCAGAAGGGCCGCATCGTCGAGCACGCGCCGACCGACACGGTGTTCGACTCGCCGCAGCAGCAGTACACCCGCGAACTGCTCGAGGCGATCCCCGGCGCCGGGATCGAGTTCGCGGTCTGA
- a CDS encoding ABC transporter permease: MLAYIVRRILQAVPVLIGTTFLIYFMVFAMPGNPLLALFGDKTPNAALLARLEEQYHLNEPFIVQYLYYLGGVVRGDFGISFSGQSVNDILARTFPVTLTLAMMAIVIEIVVALTIGLISGLRKGSFFDASALVVSLLLVSVPIFVLCFIAQSFFAVQLGWFSPTVGGSPTFERLLLPAIVLALFVVASAIRLTRGSVIETAGSDFVRTAYSKGLSRKRVVPVHILRNSLIPVTTQFGADFGLLIVGATVTEGIFNVPGVGNTLYQAIIRGERPTVVSFVTVMVLFYLVVNILVDLLYAVLDPRIRYAK; the protein is encoded by the coding sequence GTGCTCGCCTACATCGTCCGACGCATCCTGCAAGCCGTCCCCGTCCTGATCGGGACGACGTTCCTGATCTACTTCATGGTCTTCGCCATGCCGGGGAACCCCCTCCTCGCCCTCTTCGGCGACAAGACCCCGAACGCCGCGCTCCTCGCGCGCCTCGAGGAGCAGTACCACCTGAACGAGCCGTTCATCGTGCAGTACCTCTACTACCTCGGCGGCGTCGTCCGCGGCGACTTCGGCATCTCCTTCTCCGGGCAGTCGGTGAACGACATCCTCGCCCGCACCTTCCCGGTCACGCTCACCCTCGCCATGATGGCGATCGTCATCGAGATCGTCGTCGCTCTCACGATCGGCCTGATCAGCGGACTGCGGAAGGGCTCGTTCTTCGACGCCAGCGCGCTCGTCGTCAGCCTCCTCCTCGTGTCGGTGCCGATCTTCGTCCTGTGCTTCATCGCCCAGTCCTTCTTCGCCGTGCAGCTCGGTTGGTTCTCGCCCACGGTCGGCGGGTCGCCGACGTTCGAGCGGCTCCTGCTGCCCGCCATCGTGCTCGCGCTGTTCGTGGTCGCCTCCGCGATCCGCCTCACGCGCGGCTCGGTCATCGAGACCGCCGGCTCCGACTTCGTCCGCACCGCCTACAGCAAGGGACTCTCGCGCAAGCGCGTCGTGCCCGTGCACATCCTGCGCAACTCGCTGATCCCGGTGACGACCCAGTTCGGCGCCGACTTCGGCCTGCTGATCGTCGGTGCGACGGTCACCGAGGGCATCTTCAACGTTCCCGGAGTCGGGAACACGCTCTACCAGGCGATCATCCGAGGGGAGCGGCCGACCGTCGTCTCCTTCGTCACGGTCATGGTGCTGTTCTACCTCGTGGTGAACATCCTCGTCGACCTGCTCTACGCCGTACTCGACCCGAGGATCCGCTATGCCAAATGA